One Desulforhopalus sp. DNA segment encodes these proteins:
- a CDS encoding VrlD yields the protein MIVRRKGGLTEFIPTPQEKRDGLIRDHALGLLENLHQRLARLERASKIPTDEAEAFTALLARMRADESRNLELHASLITSDTASG from the coding sequence ATGATCGTTCGACGCAAAGGCGGCCTGACCGAGTTCATCCCCACGCCGCAGGAGAAGCGCGACGGCCTGATCCGCGACCACGCCCTGGGACTGCTGGAGAATCTGCACCAGCGCCTGGCGCGGCTGGAACGGGCATCAAAGATCCCGACCGACGAAGCGGAGGCCTTCACGGCGCTGCTGGCGCGGATGCGGGCCGATGAGTCGCGCAACCTCGAGCTGCACGCCAGCCTGATCACCTCCGATACCGCCTCCGGCTGA
- a CDS encoding amidoligase family protein — MNLKEIHYGIEIETVKRTREQIAWAIHSVVGGTVRHVGIPSSYDPWEVEDLRGRVWKVVGDASLTSVPAHLRAEVVSPVLGYDDIPQLQEAVRAIRRAGGKINSQCGIHIHIDAAPFDGRHLGNLAKIIYKQEPLILHALDISRDRLNRYTRPVSDELIQRIEQHRPRTKDQLNRIWYGYHNRQPQHYDNSRYHGVNLHNVWYRGTVEFRWFEATLHAGRIKAYLQFCLAVAAKALNGRAASSRKRDFDPQSAKYDFRVFLLHLGLIGDEFKTARKHLMANMPGDAAFKNGRPKPQDVLPDETTTLTNEAGQVPGLTV; from the coding sequence ATGAACCTGAAAGAGATCCACTACGGGATCGAGATCGAGACCGTAAAACGCACCCGGGAGCAGATCGCCTGGGCCATCCACTCGGTGGTAGGCGGCACGGTCCGCCATGTCGGCATCCCCAGCAGCTATGACCCCTGGGAGGTCGAGGACCTGCGCGGCCGCGTCTGGAAGGTGGTGGGGGACGCCTCCCTGACCAGCGTCCCGGCCCATCTGCGGGCCGAGGTGGTCAGCCCGGTGCTCGGCTACGACGACATCCCGCAACTGCAGGAGGCGGTCCGGGCCATCCGCCGCGCCGGAGGCAAGATCAACAGCCAGTGCGGCATTCACATCCATATCGACGCCGCGCCCTTCGACGGCAGACACCTGGGTAACCTGGCCAAGATCATTTACAAGCAGGAGCCGCTAATCCTCCACGCCCTCGACATCAGCCGCGACCGGCTCAATCGCTACACCCGGCCGGTCAGCGATGAACTGATCCAGCGTATCGAACAGCATCGCCCGCGCACCAAGGACCAGCTCAACCGAATCTGGTACGGCTACCACAACCGCCAGCCCCAGCACTACGACAACAGCCGCTATCACGGGGTCAACCTGCACAACGTCTGGTACCGGGGCACGGTGGAGTTCCGCTGGTTCGAGGCGACCCTCCATGCGGGACGGATCAAAGCCTACCTGCAATTCTGCCTCGCCGTCGCCGCCAAGGCGCTCAACGGTCGGGCAGCCTCCAGCCGCAAGCGGGATTTCGATCCCCAAAGCGCCAAGTACGACTTCCGGGTCTTCCTGCTCCACCTCGGCCTGATCGGCGACGAGTTCAAGACCGCCCGCAAGCATCTGATGGCCAACATGCCCGGCGACGCAGCCTTCAAGAACGGACGCCCCAAACCGCAGGACGTCCTTCCGGACGAAACAACCACTCTCACCAACGAGGCCGGGCAAGTTCCCGGCCTCACTGTTTAA